The following coding sequences lie in one Candidatus Dormiibacterota bacterium genomic window:
- a CDS encoding TadE/TadG family type IV pilus assembly protein: MLKADMRCHRLTHSRKGQAIVETALLLPILMLLVMGSADLGRVFYYAIAVTNSAREAARQGTYYDPISGSNAYDSYAQVLAAAQKEVPSDVTLSLPLSTPSHCLTGAPSGWSIYYPTQPNEGYVFICFDGNDSQTTAATQTIQVTILYNFSPVTPLAQVVGASLIQVEATTAMQVQKGQ, encoded by the coding sequence ATGCTGAAGGCCGATATGCGGTGCCACCGTCTTACCCATTCCCGGAAGGGGCAGGCGATCGTCGAAACCGCCCTTTTGCTCCCCATCCTGATGCTGCTCGTGATGGGCAGCGCCGACCTGGGGCGGGTCTTCTACTACGCCATCGCCGTCACCAACTCGGCCCGCGAGGCAGCCCGCCAGGGAACGTATTACGACCCGATCTCCGGTAGCAACGCCTACGACAGCTACGCCCAGGTGCTGGCCGCCGCGCAGAAGGAAGTACCGAGCGACGTGACGCTCAGCCTCCCCCTGAGCACCCCCTCCCACTGCCTGACAGGGGCCCCCTCGGGCTGGTCGATCTACTACCCAACGCAGCCGAACGAAGGTTACGTCTTCATCTGCTTCGACGGCAATGACAGCCAGACAACGGCCGCGACGCAGACGATCCAGGTCACGATCCTCTACAACTTCTCGCCGGTGACGCCGCTGGCGCAGGTGGTTGGCGCCAGCCTGATCCAGGTCGAAGCGACCACTGCGATGCAGGTACAGAAGGGGCAATGA
- a CDS encoding DMT family transporter: MRPSANRSAAGVALVVGSAICFGTLGVFGKLAYRLGLTTPQLLSYRFALAALLLWLAAIVIRQGLPSRRSLIGLAIMGGAGYVGQSAAYFSALHFIPVSTTALLLYTFPVVVTLLATLLFHEPLGWTKIGAVFVAFIGTMLVVQAQLKSAPLIGIVLGLTSAAVYSGYILYGSRLLPGIPPVSATATIMTAAAIVWSGFAAATDQLSVNWTPSRLAVLAGFVVIGTTVPVLTFILGLRLVGPSRAAILSTFEPASSVLLAVLILGEGANPIQYLGGAFILASVVLLEGQGWRAARALAQTTRE, translated from the coding sequence GTGCGCCCGTCCGCGAATCGGAGCGCGGCCGGCGTGGCCCTCGTCGTCGGATCGGCCATTTGCTTCGGCACGCTGGGCGTCTTCGGCAAGCTCGCCTATCGTCTCGGACTGACCACGCCGCAGCTGCTCAGCTATCGCTTCGCTTTGGCAGCACTGCTGCTCTGGCTGGCGGCGATCGTGATTCGGCAGGGCCTACCATCACGACGCAGCCTGATTGGCCTTGCCATCATGGGTGGTGCCGGCTACGTCGGCCAGTCTGCAGCTTATTTCAGCGCCCTCCATTTCATCCCGGTATCGACGACGGCCCTGCTGCTCTACACGTTTCCCGTGGTGGTCACGCTGCTGGCGACGTTGCTGTTCCACGAGCCGCTTGGCTGGACAAAGATCGGAGCCGTGTTCGTGGCGTTCATCGGGACAATGCTGGTCGTCCAGGCGCAGCTGAAATCCGCTCCGCTCATCGGCATCGTCCTGGGCCTGACGTCGGCCGCCGTCTACTCCGGCTACATCCTCTACGGAAGCCGGCTGCTCCCCGGGATCCCGCCCGTTTCTGCGACGGCCACCATCATGACGGCCGCCGCGATCGTGTGGAGCGGATTCGCGGCCGCGACCGATCAGCTGTCCGTGAATTGGACGCCATCGCGGCTGGCGGTGCTGGCGGGGTTCGTGGTTATCGGGACCACCGTCCCCGTGCTGACGTTCATCCTTGGTCTCAGGCTGGTTGGCCCCTCGCGGGCCGCGATCCTCAGCACCTTCGAGCCGGCGAGCAGCGTGCTGCTGGCGGTGCTCATTCTTGGGGAAGGCGCCAATCCGATCCAGTACCTCGGTGGCGCCTTCATCCTCGCCTCTGTCGTGCTGCTCGAAGGTCAGGGCTGGCGCGCGGCCCGGGCGTTAGCGCAAACGACACGCGAGTAG
- a CDS encoding NADH-quinone oxidoreductase subunit M → MSWYTLPTNVPWLTLILVLPLVGALLVAITPSVAGRVIKQLGILTSVLTLALVVAVIGGFQQGVGNLHLQFEETLQWIPSLGISYHLGIDGLSLFLLGLNALLFLIAIVVTDSSTRRLKEFILLLLILEAATAGILLALDLILFYVFWEAMLVPLYFLIGVWGEGRRIYAAFKFLIYTVVGSFAMLVAILAVAGINFSQTGQLTFDWTVLVQHPATGVWHLPGGLPSIGIPQLLFVGFALAFAIKMPIWPLHTWLPAAYTASPIPVVIVFAGLVSKLGAYGFLRFNLALFPDAAHSLGGPLAVLATIGILYGAFMALVQTDLKRLVAYASMSHLGFIGLGIFTGNLLGIEGALVQMINHGVIIAALFLVVGMIELRAGTRLRAELRGLAATAPLFAALFLVVSLAALGLPGLNGFVGEFLIMLGAWASFLPLAVGAGIGVILAAWYVLRFYQGSTQEAPPQPASFPEVRLVDVGVLAPLLALMLVIGISPAFFPAAVDATVKALPVILR, encoded by the coding sequence ATGAGCTGGTACACCCTGCCCACCAACGTGCCGTGGTTGACGCTGATCCTCGTGCTTCCCCTGGTTGGCGCCCTCCTCGTGGCGATCACGCCTTCGGTCGCGGGGCGTGTCATCAAACAGCTTGGGATCCTCACCTCGGTGCTCACCCTGGCCCTGGTGGTCGCCGTCATCGGTGGATTCCAGCAGGGCGTGGGCAATCTCCACCTGCAGTTCGAGGAAACGCTGCAGTGGATTCCCTCGCTGGGGATCAGCTATCACCTCGGCATCGACGGCTTGAGCCTCTTCCTGCTCGGCCTGAATGCCTTGCTCTTCTTGATCGCGATCGTCGTCACCGATTCGTCCACGCGCCGCCTCAAGGAGTTCATCCTGCTGCTGCTCATCCTGGAGGCCGCTACCGCCGGCATCCTCCTGGCGCTTGACCTCATCCTCTTCTATGTCTTCTGGGAGGCGATGCTGGTTCCGCTCTACTTCCTGATCGGGGTGTGGGGCGAGGGCCGTCGGATCTACGCCGCGTTCAAATTCCTCATCTACACCGTCGTCGGCAGCTTCGCGATGCTGGTCGCCATCCTTGCGGTCGCGGGGATCAACTTCTCGCAGACGGGCCAGCTGACGTTCGACTGGACGGTCCTGGTGCAGCATCCGGCGACGGGGGTCTGGCATTTACCGGGCGGGCTTCCGAGCATCGGCATCCCGCAGCTCCTCTTCGTGGGTTTTGCGCTCGCCTTCGCCATCAAGATGCCGATCTGGCCACTGCACACCTGGCTGCCGGCCGCCTACACCGCCTCGCCGATTCCCGTCGTGATCGTGTTTGCCGGGCTGGTTTCGAAGCTGGGCGCCTATGGTTTCCTGCGCTTCAACCTGGCGCTCTTCCCGGATGCGGCCCATAGCCTGGGCGGGCCGCTCGCGGTGCTGGCGACGATCGGCATCCTCTACGGCGCCTTCATGGCGCTGGTCCAGACCGACCTCAAGCGGCTGGTCGCCTACGCGTCGATGAGCCACCTCGGGTTCATCGGGCTCGGCATCTTCACCGGCAACCTGCTCGGCATCGAGGGCGCCCTCGTGCAGATGATCAACCACGGCGTGATCATCGCGGCACTCTTCCTGGTGGTGGGCATGATCGAGCTGCGCGCCGGGACTCGGCTGCGCGCCGAGCTACGCGGGCTGGCGGCAACCGCCCCCTTGTTCGCAGCGCTCTTCCTCGTCGTGTCGCTCGCCGCCCTCGGCCTGCCTGGCCTGAACGGCTTTGTCGGTGAGTTCCTGATCATGCTCGGTGCCTGGGCATCGTTCCTGCCGCTCGCGGTCGGCGCCGGCATCGGGGTGATCCTTGCGGCCTGGTACGTGCTCCGCTTCTACCAGGGGAGCACGCAGGAAGCGCCACCGCAGCCGGCGAGCTTTCCCGAGGTGCGCCTGGTCGACGTCGGCGTGCTCGCGCCGCTGCTCGCCTTGATGCTTGTGATCGGGATCAGCCCAGCCTTCTTTCCCGCCGCCGTCGACGCGACCGTCAAGGCGCTGCCGGTGATCCTGCGATGA
- a CDS encoding NADH-quinone oxidoreductase subunit N: MTINLNGLGIDYGAILPELIVVGTAIVVLFLDLVVPPERRGWLAAVTVVGLLGALAASFPLWGQNRAAFGDTVVADSLAAFFNILLIAVSILTALISPRFLRALDLDYGEYYVLLLGATAGMMLLAAATSLMTIFLGIELLSISLYVLSGFARTALRSQEAALKYLLLGGFATGFLLYGMALIYGATGATTLRAIAAYTTAAATSNVLLLVGIALLSVGLAFKVSAAPFHMWTPDVYEGAPTVVTTFMSVATKAAAFAAVGRIFIATFPTLWTRWYFPLVLIAILSLIIGNLVAITQDNLKRMLAYSGIAHAGYILLGVLPGTTQGFTATLFYIAAYAVMNFGAFAVVTAIGAGGEQTADLSYWRGLFYRRPFLATVMTIFMLSLAGIPPTVGFFAKLFVFQALVTAQLWAPLVVAVIMTIVSFYYYLRVIVVMLAQPDGKVAEGHVGFSTSTVLGAAAVATVFLGLFPSVVLDWARSAASLHF; encoded by the coding sequence ATGACGATCAACCTGAACGGCCTCGGCATCGATTACGGAGCGATCCTGCCCGAGCTGATCGTGGTCGGCACGGCGATCGTGGTTCTCTTTTTGGACCTCGTGGTGCCGCCCGAACGCCGCGGCTGGCTCGCCGCCGTGACCGTGGTCGGGCTGCTCGGCGCGCTCGCCGCGAGCTTCCCGCTTTGGGGTCAAAACCGCGCCGCCTTCGGCGATACCGTCGTGGCCGACAGCCTGGCGGCGTTCTTCAACATTCTCCTCATCGCGGTCAGCATTCTCACGGCGCTGATCTCGCCGCGCTTCCTTCGCGCCCTCGACCTCGACTACGGCGAGTACTACGTTCTCCTGCTGGGCGCCACCGCCGGCATGATGCTGCTGGCCGCCGCCACCAGCCTGATGACGATCTTCCTCGGCATCGAGCTGCTCTCGATCTCGCTCTATGTCCTTTCCGGCTTCGCGCGGACGGCCCTGCGCTCGCAGGAAGCTGCGCTCAAATACCTTCTGCTGGGCGGCTTCGCCACCGGCTTTTTGCTCTACGGCATGGCCCTCATCTACGGCGCCACCGGCGCCACGACGCTGCGGGCGATCGCGGCGTACACGACCGCGGCCGCCACGAGCAACGTCTTGCTCCTGGTGGGCATCGCCTTGCTCTCCGTTGGGCTGGCCTTCAAGGTCTCGGCGGCCCCCTTCCATATGTGGACGCCCGATGTCTACGAAGGGGCGCCCACCGTCGTCACGACCTTCATGTCGGTGGCCACCAAGGCGGCGGCGTTTGCCGCGGTGGGGCGCATTTTCATCGCGACCTTCCCCACCCTCTGGACGCGCTGGTACTTCCCGCTGGTGTTGATCGCCATCCTCTCGCTGATCATCGGCAACCTGGTCGCGATCACGCAGGACAACCTGAAGCGCATGCTGGCTTACTCGGGGATCGCGCACGCGGGCTACATCCTGCTCGGCGTCCTCCCGGGCACGACCCAGGGCTTCACCGCCACGCTGTTCTACATCGCCGCCTATGCCGTGATGAACTTCGGCGCCTTTGCGGTCGTCACGGCGATCGGTGCCGGCGGCGAGCAGACCGCCGACCTGAGCTACTGGCGCGGTCTGTTCTACCGGCGTCCGTTCCTGGCCACCGTGATGACGATCTTCATGCTCTCCCTGGCAGGTATCCCGCCGACCGTGGGCTTCTTCGCCAAGCTGTTCGTCTTCCAGGCCCTGGTCACGGCGCAGCTCTGGGCACCACTGGTGGTCGCGGTGATCATGACGATCGTCTCCTTCTATTACTACTTGCGCGTGATCGTCGTCATGCTCGCCCAACCCGACGGGAAGGTCGCCGAGGGTCACGTCGGCTTCTCGACGAGCACCGTGCTCGGCGCGGCGGCGGTCGCCACCGTCTTCCTCGGTCTCTTTCCCTCGGTTGTCCTCGACTGGGCGAGGAGCGCGGCGTCTCTACACTTTTAG
- a CDS encoding cytochrome c biogenesis protein ResB gives MIAPSPVRPAIRPAAGRRIAPLRWLGRAWRELRKMRTAIILLAILALLATIGTLLPQIPQNPRGVMGYVLRHPVTAPWFARLGLFDIFSSWPFIITAVLMYTSIGASMFIRVPAAWRRAKDPAQRNRGLWAEVASIVFHASFFILLVGVIYGKAGGFVGNAAVVEGDSFVEARANYDNLSEGKLATDHAGFQVKVDHFSATYWPSGAPKDFTSQVRIFDGGRLVDTRSIQVNHYVEYRGVKIYQAGYGWAPTLRVEAPDGRVLEDGATIFVGDPQFANGVIKVPSAGPPSEQLGATAIFMPDPQIVNQSIAPGTPQLRNPILLVRLYRGDLHLTQPQNVFSLDTSNMDLRWRGALRVGDSVVTPDGYKLTFSSLKAYTDLTLNKDPGIPIVLAAFVIGLAALLISLYLPLMGPEQRLVPSRELTG, from the coding sequence GTGATCGCTCCGTCGCCGGTTCGCCCGGCGATCCGACCGGCGGCCGGGCGGCGAATCGCGCCCCTGCGCTGGCTCGGCCGCGCCTGGCGCGAACTGCGCAAGATGCGCACCGCCATCATCTTGCTGGCGATCCTGGCGCTGCTCGCCACCATCGGCACGCTCCTCCCGCAGATTCCGCAGAATCCGCGAGGCGTGATGGGCTACGTCCTCCGCCATCCGGTGACGGCGCCCTGGTTTGCCCGGCTCGGCCTCTTCGACATCTTCAGCTCGTGGCCGTTCATCATCACCGCCGTGCTCATGTACACCTCGATCGGGGCGAGCATGTTCATTCGCGTGCCGGCCGCCTGGCGGCGTGCCAAGGATCCGGCGCAACGCAACCGTGGGCTCTGGGCGGAGGTCGCGAGCATCGTCTTCCACGCCAGCTTCTTCATCCTGCTGGTCGGCGTGATCTACGGCAAGGCGGGCGGCTTCGTCGGTAATGCGGCGGTGGTGGAAGGGGACAGCTTCGTCGAAGCCCGCGCCAATTACGACAACCTCAGCGAGGGCAAGCTTGCCACCGACCATGCCGGATTCCAGGTCAAGGTCGATCACTTCAGTGCGACCTACTGGCCGAGCGGCGCGCCCAAGGACTTCACCTCCCAGGTCCGCATCTTCGACGGCGGCCGTCTGGTCGACACGCGAAGCATCCAGGTCAACCACTACGTCGAATACCGTGGCGTGAAGATCTACCAGGCGGGGTACGGTTGGGCGCCGACGCTGCGCGTCGAAGCCCCCGACGGCCGGGTGCTCGAGGACGGGGCGACCATTTTCGTCGGCGATCCGCAGTTCGCGAACGGGGTGATCAAGGTTCCCTCCGCCGGACCGCCCTCGGAGCAGCTGGGCGCCACGGCGATCTTCATGCCGGATCCGCAGATCGTCAACCAGTCGATCGCGCCTGGTACGCCCCAGCTACGCAACCCGATCCTGCTGGTCCGGCTCTACCGGGGTGACCTCCACCTGACGCAGCCCCAGAACGTCTTCTCGCTCGACACCAGCAACATGGACCTCCGCTGGCGCGGGGCCCTCCGCGTCGGGGACAGCGTGGTCACTCCGGACGGCTACAAATTGACCTTCAGCTCGCTGAAGGCGTATACGGACCTGACGCTGAACAAGGACCCCGGGATCCCGATCGTGCTGGCCGCCTTCGTGATCGGGCTGGCCGCCCTGCTGATCAGCCTCTACCTGCCGCTGATGGGGCCCGAACAGCGCCTCGTCCCCTCCCGCGAACTGACCGGCTAG
- a CDS encoding BTAD domain-containing putative transcriptional regulator — translation MREGTTAVVSAKVLIPQVQSLARERVDALLARIWQHRVGLVVAPAGSGKSTLLAGFAASADVPVAWYRAESWDAKTTTLLSHLESAFTAVLGNIPSGWDSVETAARALESWAGRRAVLIIDDLHALEDSPAERTIERLIDYAPPSITFLIGSRGLPGFNLSRLRVSGSLLEIGSEDLRFRSWEVERLFRDFYRAPLPPEELAELARRTEGWAAGLQLFHLATRGKSPQERRRILTALGSRSRLTREYLTRNVLDQLPAELRWFLVRTCVLTRLTGPICDAFLDRTGSQQVLEELERRQIFTTATDDRGGYRYHEVLRSHLEQVLMEELGEVQARAAYRRAARLLEASGAFPDAVQAYSRGEDWEAVDRMLHHQGGELLEGPDTWIDALPPALLRQDPWLMLGSARRHRAEGRWREAIDAYHRAERVFGSSDAGLICATERKALAGWLEPTPMPGNDWAGLLRKAVAHDPLAAKQLASQLPEATGKLTVGVVCLLAGQMDQARRHLNAAADSRDATAALATAARLWAGVAALLSGDLQGVFDIEEASESAETLGLGWVARLSRAALVLTQRPGSAREAEGLRAACDRDGDRWGSALVGLMVGWAAIYAGDNAVPPLEQATDAFHQLGAGVLEAWSRALLSLGLARNGAPEARDAALQAENLARYSGTPGARYFPYLALAETEPERGAEYRSLAVSVQEECCLAPLAAPAPAPENVIPIGVVRTVPSLSIRCFGGFSIAINGRPVDLTTIKPRVRAVLRLLAVHAGNPVHREVLQAAFWPDADAETGARNLHVAVSSLRSWLEPGVGRGGSSLLLREGDAYRLAIQADAEVDLVQFSKALAAARVARLRGGVDAVVAHFQQALELYAGELLPEDGPAEWAIEPRERFRAGALEAAQGLAELLLKQGDPAAAANACATGLWVDRLHDPLWKLLIQAREQGGDPGAASRARRDYARVLEELGLTASSRA, via the coding sequence GTGAGGGAAGGGACCACGGCAGTGGTATCAGCGAAGGTGCTGATTCCGCAGGTACAGTCCCTTGCCCGCGAGCGCGTCGATGCTCTTCTTGCCCGCATCTGGCAGCATCGAGTCGGGCTGGTCGTCGCCCCGGCAGGCTCGGGGAAGAGCACGCTGCTGGCCGGCTTCGCCGCCTCAGCCGATGTTCCCGTCGCCTGGTATCGCGCAGAGAGCTGGGATGCGAAGACCACCACGCTACTCAGCCATCTCGAATCTGCCTTCACTGCTGTCCTTGGCAACATCCCGAGTGGCTGGGATTCCGTCGAAACGGCGGCTCGTGCGTTGGAGTCGTGGGCAGGACGGCGTGCGGTGCTGATCATCGATGACCTGCACGCGCTCGAGGACAGCCCGGCCGAGCGCACCATCGAGCGGCTCATCGACTACGCCCCGCCCAGCATCACGTTCCTGATCGGGTCACGCGGGCTGCCCGGTTTCAACCTCTCCCGCCTGCGCGTCTCGGGATCGCTGCTCGAAATCGGCAGCGAGGACCTGCGCTTTCGCTCCTGGGAAGTCGAGCGTCTCTTCCGCGATTTCTATCGCGCGCCCTTGCCGCCGGAAGAGCTCGCCGAGCTGGCGCGCCGCACCGAGGGGTGGGCGGCCGGCCTGCAGCTGTTTCACCTCGCGACCCGCGGGAAGTCGCCCCAGGAACGCCGTCGCATCCTGACCGCCCTGGGCAGCCGGTCGCGGCTGACCCGCGAGTATCTGACACGCAACGTTCTCGACCAGCTGCCGGCCGAGCTGCGCTGGTTCCTCGTCCGGACCTGCGTGCTGACCCGGCTCACCGGGCCGATCTGCGATGCCTTCCTCGATCGCACGGGGAGCCAGCAGGTGCTCGAGGAGCTGGAGCGGCGGCAGATCTTCACGACCGCTACCGACGATCGCGGCGGCTACCGCTATCACGAAGTGCTGCGTTCGCACCTCGAACAGGTGCTCATGGAAGAGCTCGGTGAGGTTCAGGCGCGTGCCGCGTACCGGCGGGCGGCGAGGCTGCTGGAAGCGAGCGGCGCGTTCCCCGACGCGGTGCAGGCCTATTCCCGCGGGGAAGACTGGGAGGCCGTGGACCGGATGCTCCACCACCAGGGCGGCGAACTGCTCGAAGGACCAGATACCTGGATCGATGCCCTGCCCCCGGCGCTGCTTCGTCAGGATCCCTGGCTGATGCTCGGCAGCGCCCGTCGCCATCGTGCCGAGGGGCGCTGGCGAGAGGCGATCGATGCCTACCATCGGGCCGAACGGGTCTTTGGGTCGAGCGATGCCGGGCTGATTTGCGCGACGGAGCGCAAGGCGCTGGCCGGTTGGCTCGAGCCGACTCCGATGCCCGGCAATGACTGGGCCGGTCTCTTGCGCAAGGCTGTTGCCCATGACCCGCTCGCCGCCAAACAACTCGCCAGCCAGCTGCCGGAGGCGACGGGCAAGCTGACCGTCGGGGTCGTGTGTTTGCTGGCCGGACAGATGGACCAGGCGCGCCGCCACCTGAATGCGGCGGCCGACAGCCGTGACGCTACTGCGGCGCTGGCCACCGCGGCCCGGCTCTGGGCCGGTGTCGCCGCGCTGCTCAGCGGCGATCTGCAGGGTGTGTTCGATATCGAGGAGGCCTCCGAGAGTGCGGAGACCCTCGGCCTGGGCTGGGTGGCACGGCTCTCCCGCGCGGCGCTGGTGCTGACCCAACGGCCGGGGAGCGCGCGGGAAGCCGAGGGCCTGCGTGCCGCGTGCGATCGCGACGGCGATCGGTGGGGAAGTGCTCTCGTGGGCCTGATGGTCGGATGGGCCGCGATCTATGCCGGTGACAATGCCGTCCCGCCGCTCGAGCAGGCGACCGACGCCTTCCACCAGTTAGGTGCCGGTGTCCTGGAGGCGTGGTCACGAGCGCTGCTCTCGCTGGGCCTCGCCCGCAACGGCGCCCCGGAGGCCCGCGACGCGGCCCTGCAGGCGGAAAACCTCGCGCGCTACAGCGGCACGCCGGGCGCCCGCTACTTCCCCTACCTCGCGCTCGCCGAAACCGAACCGGAGCGCGGGGCCGAGTATCGCAGCCTGGCCGTGTCCGTGCAGGAGGAATGCTGCCTGGCGCCGCTGGCCGCTCCCGCACCCGCACCGGAGAACGTGATCCCGATCGGTGTGGTCCGGACGGTGCCCTCGCTCAGCATTCGCTGCTTCGGCGGGTTCAGCATCGCGATCAACGGTCGGCCGGTCGATCTGACCACGATCAAGCCGCGCGTCCGTGCCGTGCTGCGGCTGCTGGCCGTCCATGCCGGCAATCCCGTGCATCGCGAGGTCTTGCAGGCGGCGTTCTGGCCGGACGCCGATGCCGAGACCGGGGCGCGCAACCTCCACGTGGCTGTCTCCTCCCTTCGATCGTGGCTCGAACCGGGCGTCGGCCGCGGCGGTTCATCGTTGCTGCTGCGGGAAGGCGATGCCTACCGCCTGGCGATCCAGGCGGACGCCGAGGTCGACCTGGTGCAGTTTTCGAAGGCGCTCGCCGCGGCACGGGTGGCGCGATTGCGGGGCGGTGTCGACGCGGTCGTCGCCCACTTCCAGCAAGCGCTCGAGCTCTACGCCGGCGAGCTCTTACCGGAGGACGGTCCGGCCGAGTGGGCCATCGAACCACGGGAGCGGTTTCGTGCCGGCGCGCTCGAGGCGGCGCAAGGCCTCGCCGAGCTACTGCTCAAGCAGGGCGATCCCGCCGCGGCCGCCAACGCCTGCGCGACCGGGCTCTGGGTCGATCGGCTTCACGACCCGCTCTGGAAGCTGCTGATCCAGGCGCGCGAACAAGGCGGTGATCCCGGTGCGGCAAGCCGGGCGCGGCGCGACTACGCGCGCGTCCTCGAGGAGCTCGGCCTTACCGCGAGCTCTCGCGCCTAG
- a CDS encoding pilus assembly protein TadG-related protein yields the protein MRKQSGQAVVLVAVAVVVLTAILALALDGGGIYLDRRQVQNAADSAALAGAELLMTVPPSYSSIHNQAIANLVKNLPGTSTSATVCSASCPNLANIGIPGGSGIGTINLGAGYFAQLWVTTSYTYQVTVWHTHQVAVAPIHGFQSTIPLAARATAQNANLPYAVVVLQDKPAYAQYHDLNITGSTSVLALHGGGGPDARGGVFSNANIDPGNGIPAISFSPAGNAGDLWAVNEASGDRWLLNAAGRVTGQQTGGTLPRLASHLASPTYPEPAPPAASFGGTTVSSGTAYLCPGQYTNQINVQSAGTAILFPGVYQVQAGGVNVQGTLRNLTAADLPISGCGQTVTSGADLGVIIEVRPDNNSGSTVCNKNQFAASGSSTISLTPSLKYFNVNLYVETMPGWQTTCTSAPLGTNVVQFSAGACYDIGGAIYAPAENMNLTASACGTSVGQVIAWTLTLDGNGTLDVNFTPSQLPYMKGLTQ from the coding sequence TTGCGAAAGCAGTCAGGGCAGGCGGTTGTCCTCGTCGCCGTCGCGGTGGTGGTGTTGACCGCAATCCTGGCGCTGGCGCTGGACGGTGGGGGGATCTACCTCGATCGGCGACAGGTCCAGAACGCGGCCGACTCGGCCGCGCTCGCGGGGGCGGAGCTCCTGATGACGGTGCCGCCGAGCTATAGCAGCATCCACAACCAGGCGATTGCGAACCTGGTCAAGAATCTCCCGGGCACCAGCACCAGCGCGACCGTGTGCAGCGCCTCGTGCCCGAACTTGGCGAACATCGGCATCCCGGGCGGGAGCGGGATTGGCACGATCAACCTCGGTGCCGGCTACTTCGCTCAGCTCTGGGTGACCACCTCGTACACCTACCAGGTCACCGTCTGGCACACCCACCAGGTGGCAGTGGCACCGATCCACGGCTTCCAGTCGACGATCCCCTTGGCGGCACGCGCCACGGCGCAGAACGCGAACCTGCCCTATGCCGTGGTGGTGTTGCAGGACAAACCGGCGTATGCGCAATACCATGACTTGAACATCACGGGATCGACCAGCGTGCTCGCGCTGCACGGCGGCGGCGGTCCGGACGCCCGCGGCGGTGTTTTTTCCAACGCGAACATCGATCCCGGCAATGGCATCCCCGCGATCAGCTTCAGCCCGGCAGGTAACGCGGGTGATCTCTGGGCGGTAAACGAAGCGAGCGGCGACCGATGGCTATTGAACGCTGCGGGTCGGGTCACGGGACAGCAGACGGGAGGAACACTGCCACGGCTGGCATCGCACCTCGCTTCGCCGACGTATCCTGAGCCGGCACCCCCGGCGGCCAGCTTCGGCGGCACGACAGTGAGCAGTGGGACTGCGTACCTGTGTCCCGGTCAATACACGAACCAGATCAACGTCCAAAGCGCTGGGACGGCCATCTTGTTTCCCGGCGTCTACCAGGTGCAGGCAGGCGGCGTCAACGTGCAGGGCACCCTGCGCAATTTGACGGCCGCGGACCTGCCAATCTCCGGCTGCGGCCAGACCGTGACGTCGGGCGCTGATCTCGGCGTCATCATCGAGGTCAGACCAGACAACAACTCCGGCAGCACAGTTTGCAACAAGAACCAGTTCGCGGCGAGCGGCAGTTCAACAATCAGCCTGACCCCTTCGCTGAAATACTTCAACGTCAACCTCTATGTGGAGACGATGCCGGGGTGGCAAACGACCTGTACGTCGGCGCCGCTCGGTACCAACGTCGTCCAATTCTCCGCCGGCGCCTGCTACGACATTGGCGGCGCGATCTACGCGCCCGCCGAAAACATGAACCTGACGGCCAGCGCGTGCGGCACTAGTGTCGGCCAGGTTATCGCCTGGACGCTGACTCTGGACGGGAATGGCACGCTCGACGTGAACTTCACCCCGAGTCAGCTGCCCTACATGAAAGGCCTGACCCAGTAG
- a CDS encoding TadE/TadG family type IV pilus assembly protein: protein MKRKKRGQSLVEMAMISPFLIMILLMMIDCGRAAYAYATLANAARDGARSAITTGSNRPDNSWVVGAVQQNAYGVQLNPGTCMNDAPPASPSMPANTGLVYVGAGSGNTTTNAPAGQAPAAALGGCSPVIPSYAGHHALAVTIKYNFQPLTPFGSQFFPGGIVMTVTSTMSTEY from the coding sequence ATGAAGCGCAAGAAACGCGGCCAATCGCTCGTGGAGATGGCGATGATCTCGCCATTTCTGATCATGATCCTGCTGATGATGATCGACTGCGGCCGTGCCGCCTATGCCTACGCCACGCTGGCCAATGCGGCGAGGGATGGTGCCCGGTCGGCGATCACGACCGGAAGCAACCGGCCGGACAACTCCTGGGTAGTCGGCGCCGTCCAGCAGAACGCCTACGGCGTCCAACTCAACCCCGGGACGTGTATGAATGATGCCCCGCCGGCCAGTCCCAGCATGCCCGCGAACACCGGGTTGGTTTACGTTGGTGCCGGGAGCGGCAACACCACGACCAACGCCCCTGCGGGCCAGGCACCGGCCGCGGCTCTCGGCGGCTGCAGCCCGGTCATCCCCAGCTACGCTGGCCACCATGCGCTGGCAGTCACCATCAAATACAATTTCCAGCCCTTGACCCCCTTCGGCTCGCAGTTTTTCCCGGGCGGGATCGTCATGACTGTTACCAGCACCATGAGCACCGAGTATTGA